The following proteins are co-located in the Paralichthys olivaceus isolate ysfri-2021 chromosome 2, ASM2471397v2, whole genome shotgun sequence genome:
- the LOC109638488 gene encoding rab GDP dissociation inhibitor beta, which produces MQEYDVIVLGTGLKECIISGLMSQSGKKVLHIDKNPYYGGESASISPLEELYKKFKVPGPKAMGLGKEWNIDLIPKFFLANGQLVKILVHTEVTRYLDFKVVEGSYIYKAGKVHKVPATEEDAQASDLMGMFDKRRFRKLLLFALNFDERNPRTFQDVNPKKMTTRDLFCRFDLGLDVMEFTGHAIALHSSDSYLDQPCVETIRRIRLYSESLSRHTSSPYLYPMYGLGELPQGFARLSAEYGGTFLLNRPVDEIVMDNGKVKAVKSEGKLFHCKQLICDPSYVPNRVRKVGRVIRVICLLNHPVKNTHEANSCQIIIPQAQLNRKSDIYISVVSFTHNVASDGMYIATVSTTSETSNPEKEVQPGLDLLEPIMQKFVSIRNLLVPIEDGKNSQIFVSRSYDATNHFETESEDIADLYRRITGAELCIGGSQRHQSHNSEDND; this is translated from the exons GAGTGTATCATCTCTGGTTTGATGTCTCAAAGTGGGAAAAAAGTTCTTCACATTGACAAAAATCCTTACTATGGAGGAGAGAGCGCCTCCATTTCTCCCCTTGAAGag CTGTACAAGAAGTTCAAGGTTCCAGGTCCTAAGGCCATGGGCCTTGGGAAAGAGTGGAACATCGACCTCATCCCCAAATTTTTCCTGGCCAATG GTCAGCTGGTGAAAATCTTGGTGCACACTGAGGTCACTCGATATCTGGACTTCAAGGTAGTTGAAGGCAGTTATATATACAAAGCAGGAAAAGTTCACAAGGTCCCCGCCACTGAGGAAGATGCCCAAGCTTCAG ACCTGATGGGCATGTTTGACAAAAGAAGGTtcaggaagctgctgctcttcGCCCTCAACTTTGACGAGAGAAACCCTCGCACCTTTCAAGATGTCAACCCAAAGAAAATGACCACACGGGACCTTTTCTGCCGCTTCGACCTGGGATTAGATGTAATGGAGTTCACAGGTCACGCCATAGCCTTACACAGCAGTGACAG TTACCTGGACCAGCCCTGTGTGGAGACCATCAGACGGATCAGGCTGTACTCTGAGTCTTTGTCCCGTCACACCAGCAGTCCATACCTCTACCCAATGTACGGGCTGGGAGAGCTGCCGCAGGGATTTGCCAG gcTGAGCGCAGAGTACGGAGGAACTTTCCTGTTGAACAGACCAGTGGATGAGATTGTGATGGACAACGGCAAAGTAAAAGCGGTGAAATCTGAGGGGAAG CTGTTCCACTGTAAACAGCTGATCTGTGATCCCAGCTATGTTCCTAATCGAGTGAGGAAAGTGGGTCGTGTCATACGTGTCATCTGTTTATTAAATCATCCAGTTAAAAACACCCACGAGGCCAATTCATGTCAAATCATCATCCCTCAAGCTCAACTCAACAGGAAATCAG ACATTTACATATCTGTAGTGTCCTTCACCCACAACGTGGCTTCAGATGGGATGTACATCGCCACGGTGAGCACGACCTCAGAAACCAGTAACCCGGAGAAGGAGGTGCAGCCCGGCCTGGATCTTCTCGAGCCCATCATGCAAAA ATTTGTGTCAATCAGAAACCTGCTAGTTCCCATCGAAGATGGAAAGAATAGTCAG ATATTTGTGTCCCGCTCATATGATGCAACAAACCACTTTGAGACTGAAAGTGAAGACATCGCAGATCTGTACCGACGAATCACAGGAGCAGAGCTCTGCATCGGAGGATCACAGAGACACCAGTCGCACAACTCTGAAGACAATGACTGA
- the ndufaf3 gene encoding NADH dehydrogenase [ubiquinone] 1 alpha subcomplex assembly factor 3 codes for MSVWCHIELCPPVCETEQVDSANMSSAVLCSRVLQRAGHGFVFSSRAVPASSSPFLSRAHRLGPSDDEMYQRTSVSVMQKEPGSGVMIHSYSSGGFNIDGNRVFGPCAVLPPAILQWNVGTYKDITEESVSLFHMLEPRIEILVLGTGARLERINPSVLALLKSKGIAVEVQDTPNACATFNFLTSERRVAAAGLIPPPVSTALEVTQE; via the exons ATGAGCGTCTGGTGTCACATTGAACTGTGCCCCCCTGTGTGCGAGACAGAGCAGGTTGATTCCGCCAACATGTCCTCCGCTGTGCTGTGCAGCAGAGTCCTCCAGAGAGCGGGACACGGGTTTGTCTTCTCCTCCAGGGCTGTGCCCGCCTCCTCCAG CCCATTTCTGTCTCGTGCTCATAGACTGGGGCCCAGTGATGATGAGATGTACCAACGTACCTCGGTGTCCGTCATGCAGAAGGAGCCGGGCAGTGGGGTAATGATCCACAGCTACAGTTCCGGAGGGTTCAACATCGATGGTAATCGAGTGTTTGGACCCTGTGCTGTGCTGCCTCCTGCAATCCTGCAGTGGAAC GTTGGCACTTATAAAGACATCACTGAGGAAAGTGTCTCGCTCTTCCACATGCTTGAACCAAGaatag AGATTCTTGTGCTGGGAACAGGCGCACGGCTTGAACGAATCAACCCCTCAGTCCTCGCTCTACTCAAGAGTAAAGGCATCGCTGTGGAAGTGCAAGACACG CCGAACGCATGTGCAACCTTCAACTTCCTGACCAGTGAGCGGAGAGTAGCAGCTGCTGGACTGATCCCTCCACCTGTCAGCACTGCCCTGGAAGTAACACAGGAGTAA
- the nckipsd gene encoding NCK-interacting protein with SH3 domain produces the protein MYRSLFAFRSAEPNSLHFAAGESFLILERSNNHWWLGSRCSSGETGYIPASYIEKIQAPEQDEVLQSIDRAIEGIHNVALKNGGKYNLEQRDVLQKLIHHRKETLARRSSSSSSSIQKQGLPTSSSEISLSQTPPPPNGLNRDYGRHGSVPLSGSMDNMQREQGFYQVPPQPRRAAPITPPPPEKQRSSRPAAEPEVPSRVSSLSPSPAPSLSISTTSLESGSCPSLVSSDVSLPSVSSTPPPPVPSRVKPPALPLEMLPSDSPPQPAPAKKGLAPQPPQPPQPTTTLEPAAENQPESEWPVAPPSVAESAPGSPTISEPVPMTIGAELIELVRKNTSLSYELSRVAVGVVVGHLQTTLPQASSALEQVLLSLVESKVSSAALPQGQVCHDEQRLEVIFSDLARHRDDSQQRSWALHEDHALIACYLEELLKILTDADPEVCKRMCKANHCESIISLVSYYQMELRVSLRLLLLKVFGAMCSLDAALISTLLNSILPMELARDLQNDTQEHQKMCYTALVLTMIFSMGEQVPYHHYEHLNDDFVQFLLDVVEDGLPSDPTEQLPDTFLNLLLAFNLHHTTPSNNVIMQEVKKKNVKILSEKVLLLLNRGDDPVCMFKHTPPAPHSVLKFLQDVFANRETADIFYRTDMMVMIDIAVRQISDLSPGDKLRMEYLSLMHSIMRSTDYLEHQHRLSDLQGALQRILREEEDPGEEEGSATAKQMDKLIVQQIYKEFPHICENQV, from the exons ATGTACCGCTCCCTGTTCGCCTTCCGATCCGCGGAGCCCAACTCGCTGCACTTCGCGGCCGGGGAGAGCTTCCTAATCCTGGAGAGGAGCAACAATCACTGGTGGCTGGGCTCCCGCTGCAGCTCCGGGGAAACCGGCTACATCCCCGCCTCGTACATCGAGAAAATCCAG GCTCCAGAGCAGGATGAGGTGTTGCAGTCCATCGACCGAGCAATTGAAGGCATCCACAACGTGGCCTTAAAAAATGGAGGCAAATACAACCTGGAGCAGCGAGACGTTCTGCA GAAGTTGATCCATCATAGGAAGGAGACCCTCGCACGACgaagttcctcctcctcctcctccattcagAAACAAGGCCTCCCAACTTCCAGCAGTGAAATATCTCTCAGTCAAACTCCTCCTCCGCCCAACGGCCTTAACCGAGACTATGGACGCCACGGCAGCGTGCCGTTATCAGGAAGCATGGACAATATGCAAAGAGAGCAGGGCTTTTATCAG GTGCCCCCTCAGCCTCGACGTGCGGCTCCGatcacccctcctcccccagagaaacagagaagcagTCGACCTGCAG ctgaGCCGGAGGTCCcctccagagtgtcctctctctccccgtcccctgctccctccctctcgaTCAGCACCACCTCTTTGGAGTCGGGCTCCTGCCCCTCCCTGGTCTCCTCTGATGTCAGTTTGCCAAGCGTCTCCAGCACTCCCCCCCCTCCAGTGCCATCTCGTGTGAAGCCCCCTGCGCTGCCTTTAGAAATGTTGCCCTCTGACTCCCCCCCTCAGCCTGCTCCTGCGAAGAAAGGCCTGGcgcctcagcctcctcagcctcctcagcccACCACCACTTTAGAGCCCGCTGCGGAGAACCAGCCGGAAAGCGAATGGCCCGTTGCGCCCCCGTCTGTCGCTGAAAGTGCCCCTGGCAGCCCCACTATCTCTGAGCCGGTGCCCATGACCATCGGGGCTGAGCTGATTGAGCTGGTGCGGAAGAACACAAGCTTGAGTTATGAGCTGTCACGGGTCGCTGTGGGCGTGGTGGTCGGCCATCTGCAGACCACTTTGCCTCAAGCATCCTCCGCCCTGGAGCAAGTTCTCCTCTCCCTGGTGGAGAGCAAg GTTTCGAGTGCAGCTCTGCCGCAGGGTCAGGTGTGTCATGACGAGCAGCGGCTGGAGGTAATCTTCAGTGACCTCGCCCGTCACCGTGACGACTCCCAGCAGCGTAGCTGGGCGCTTCACGAAGACCACGCTCTGATCGCCTGCTACCTCGAGGAGCTGCTGAAGATTCTG acTGATGCAGATCCAGAGGTGTGTAAGAGGATGTGCAAGGCCAACCACTGCGAGAGCATCATCTCTCTGGTTTCATATTACCAGAtg GAGCTCCGTGTGtcgctgcggctgctgctgctcaaagtGTTCGGGGCGATGTGCAGCCTGGACGCCGCTCTCATCTCCACGCTGCTCAACTCCATCCTGCCCATGGAGCTGGCCAGAGACCTGCAGAATGACACACAAG AGCATCAGAAGATGTGTTACACAGCTTTGGTGCTGACTATGATCTTCTCAATGGGCGAGCAGGTGCCATATCATCACTATG AACACCTGAATGATGACTTTGTTCAGTTCCTGCTGGATGTTGTGGAGGACGGGCTTCCCTCCGACCCCACTGAGCAGCTGCCCGACACCTTTCTCAACCTCCTGCTGGCCTTCAACCTGCACCACACAA CTCCCAGCAACAATGTGATCAtgcaggaggtgaagaagaaaaatgtcaagATCCTGTCAGAGAAAGTTCTTCTGCTTCTGAACAGAGgcg ATGACCCCGTGTGCATGTTCAAACACACCCCGCCTGCACCGCACTCTGTGCTCAAGTTTCTGCAGGATGTTTTTGCCAACAGAGAGACGGCTGACATCTTCTACCGCACTgacatgatggtgatgattgacATCGCCGTCCGGCAAATATCTGACCTTTCACCTGGAGAcaag CTAAGGATGGAGTACCTTTCCCTGATGCACTCCATAATGCGCTCGACGGACTACCTTGAGCACCAGCACCGCCTGTCTGACCTGCAGGGGGCACTGCAGAGGATTCTAAGGGAGGAGGAAGATCccggagaggaggaagggagcgCTACAGCCAAACAGATGGATAAGCTCATTGTGCAGCAGATCTACAAGGAGTTCCCACATATCTGTGAGAACCAGGTCTAA
- the prkar2ab gene encoding protein kinase, cAMP-dependent, regulatory, type II, alpha, B, whose protein sequence is MSEQPQAISPLKNFFAGGFGGVCLVFAGHPLDTIKVRLQTQAKPKPGESLIYAGTIDCFKKTLAKEGVKGLYKGMTAPIIGVAPMFAVCFFGFGLGKKLQQRTPDEILTYPQLFAAGMLSGVFTTAIMAPGERIKCLLQIQAATGEVKYAGPMDCVKQLYREFGIRGVYKGTVLTLMRDVPASGMYFMSYEWLKNLLTPAGKRVNVEIPAGLKELLQGYAVEVLRCRPPNLVEFAVQHFTQLLENQRNQRSKKHKPTRKGVTFETNKSTKDEEEDEEDDIKSTTGKYSRRVSVCAEAYNPDDDEDDDTEPRVVNPKTDEQRQRLQDACRYILLFKTLEGEQFSEVLDAMFEVLVKPQEHIIDQGDDGDNFYIIEKGVYDIFVKKDGVDLCVGKYDNKGSFGELALMYNTPRAATIVATQEGALWGLDRATFHRLIVKNNAKKRRMYEAFIECVPLLKSLELSERMKIVDVLGARAFKDEERVITQGDQADCFYIVESGEVKIMIKSKTQASQQDSAEVEVARCTRGQYFGELALVTNKPRAASVYAVGETKCLVIDIQAFERLLGPCMDIMKRNISQYEDQLVALFGSSVDLKH, encoded by the exons ATGTCTGAACAGCCGCAGGCGATCAGCCCGCTGAAGAACTTCTTCGCGGGGGGGTTCGGAGGAGTCTGCCTGGTGTTCGCTGGACATCCGCTGGACACCATCAAA gTGCGTTTACAAACTCAGGCCAAACCCAAACCTGGAGAGAGCCTCATATATGCTGGAACTATCGACTGTTTCAAAAAGACCTTGGCCAAAGAG GGAGTGAAAGGGCTTTATAAAGGCATGACAGCCCCGATCATTGGAGTCGCACCCATGTTTGCCGTGTGTTTCTTTGGATTCGGTCTTGGCAAGAAACTACAACAGAGAACTCCAGATGAAATCCTCAC GTATCCACAGCTGTTTGCTGCAGGGATGTTGTCCGGCGTGTTCACCACGGCCATCATGGCTCCCGGAGAGCGAATCAAATGCCTCCTACAG ATCCAGGCGGCAACTGGTGAGGTGAAGTATGCTGGACCCATGGACTGTGTCAAACAGCTGTACAGAGAGTTTGGGATCAGAGGAGTCTACAAAGGCACAGTTCTGACTCTCATGAGAG ACGTTCCAGCGAGCGGGATGTACTTCATGTCCTATGAGTGGCTGAAGAATCTCCTCACACCAGCAGGAAAAAG AGT TAATGTGGAGATACCTGCTGGTTTAAAGGAGCTTTTACAGGGATACGCTGTGGAGGTGCTTCGCTGCAGGCCCCCGAATCTGGTGGAATTTGCAGTGCAGCATTTTACACAGCTTCTGGAAAACCAAAGGAACCAGCGATCcaagaaacacaaaccaacGAGAAAAGGAGTCACATTTGAGACAAACAAGTCCACgaaggatgaggaagaggacgaggaaGACGACATTA agtcGACCACCGGTAAATACAGTCGCAGAGTTTCAG tttgtgcagAGGCCTACAACCCCGATGATGACGAGGACGATGACACGGAGCCTCGGGTTGTGAATCCCAAAACTGACGAGCAGCGACAGAGACTTCAGGACGCGTGCAGATATATTTTACTCTTTAAAACATTGGAGGGG GAGCAGTTTTCGGAGGTTCTGGACGCCATGTTCGAGGTGCTGGTCAAACCTCAGGAGCACATCATCGATCAGGGAGACGACGGAGACAATTTCTACATCATAGAGAA GGGTGTGTATGATATCTTTGTGAAGAAGGATGGAGTGGATTTGTGTGTTGGAAAGTACGACAACAAGGGGAGTTTCGGTGAGCTGGCTCTGATGTACAACACTCCACGAGCTGCCACGATCGTCGCAACGCAGGAAGGCGCCCTGTGGGGCCTG gACCGAGCCACGTTTCACAGACTGATCGTGAAAAACAACGCAAAGAAAAGGAGGATGTACGAGGCCTTTATCGAGTGTGTTCCTCTTCTGAAGTCTCTCGAG CTCTCTGAGAGAATGAAGATCGTGGATGTTTTGGGAGCACGTGCGTTCAAAGATGAAGAGCGAGTTATAACACAG GGGGATCAGGCTGACTGCTTCTACATTGTGGAATCAGGAGAGGTGAAGATAATGATAAAAAGCAAA ACGCAGGCGAGCCAGCAGGACAGTGCTGAGGTGGAGGTGGCTCGCTGCACTAGGGGGCAGTATTTTGGAGAACTTGCGCTGGTCACCAACAAACCTCGAGCAGCATCAGTTTACGCTGTGGGAGAAACCAAATGCTTAG TCATCGACATCCAGGCGTTTGAGCGTTTGCTGGGCCCCTGTATGGACATCATGAAGAGGAACATCTCCCAGTATGAAGACCAGCTGGTGGCGCTGTTCGGCTCCAGTGTGGACTTGAAACACTAG